The Microcoleus sp. bin38.metabat.b11b12b14.051 genome includes a window with the following:
- a CDS encoding SAM-dependent methyltransferase, which yields MKPSENKSVPSSFFDETFQGSPDPWEYTSNFYEISKFRATIRALPKLQFKNALEIGCAIGVITQQLAPKCDRLLSVDCSEVGLEEARKRCANLPQVQFEKMQIPQQFPTKKFDLILFSEIGYYLTTEDLRETQEKIIESLLPGGYLLIVHYRFPVETFILNGEIVHNSFLQNYTKYLKHLGDPRKRFLMLDLARHHKRYRMDLFQRL from the coding sequence ATGAAGCCTTCAGAAAATAAATCAGTACCGTCCAGTTTCTTTGACGAAACCTTTCAAGGAAGTCCCGATCCTTGGGAATACACATCGAATTTTTATGAAATTAGTAAATTCCGAGCAACTATCAGAGCTTTGCCAAAACTCCAATTCAAAAATGCTTTGGAAATCGGATGTGCCATCGGTGTAATTACGCAGCAACTAGCGCCAAAATGTGACAGACTGCTTTCCGTAGATTGTTCGGAAGTAGGATTAGAAGAAGCACGGAAACGCTGCGCCAATCTCCCACAGGTACAGTTTGAGAAGATGCAGATACCTCAGCAGTTCCCAACAAAGAAGTTTGATTTGATTTTATTCTCAGAAATCGGCTATTATTTGACAACAGAAGACCTCCGGGAAACTCAGGAAAAAATTATTGAGAGCTTACTTCCTGGAGGTTATCTCTTGATTGTTCATTATCGGTTTCCAGTAGAAACTTTTATCCTGAATGGCGAGATTGTTCATAATAGTTTTCTCCAAAACTATACAAAGTATTTGAAACATCTTGGCGACCCGCGAAAACGTTTCTTGATGCTAGATTTAGCGCGCCATCACAAACGCTATCGGATGGATTTATTTCAGCGGTTGTAA
- a CDS encoding SufS family cysteine desulfurase, which produces MTLIQEKTLASKVRGDFPILTQKVNGKPLIYLDNAATSQKPLAVLNAWRDYYEQYNANVHRGAHTLSAKATDAYEGARDKVAAFINAASRQEIVYTRNATEAINLVAYSWGLSNLQAGDEIILSVMEHHSNLVPWQMIAQKTGAVLKFVELTETGEFDLEHFKTLVSHKTKLVSIVHVSNTLGCINPVKEICDIAHGFGAKVLIDACQSVPHMVIDVQAIDCDWLVASGHKMCAPTGIGFLYGKLDLLREMPPFFGGGEMIADVFLEYSTYADLPHKFEAGTPAIGEAIALGAAIDYLNNIGMEQIHACEADLTAYLFQQLRQIPAIKIYGPQPDSNGEGRAALASFSAGEIHPQDLSTMLDQEGVAIRSGHHCTQALHRYLNISSTARASLYFYNTYEEIDLFVKALKETIDFFS; this is translated from the coding sequence ATGACACTTATTCAAGAAAAAACTCTAGCCTCAAAAGTTCGCGGCGACTTCCCAATTTTGACGCAAAAAGTCAACGGTAAACCGCTAATTTATTTAGACAACGCAGCGACTTCCCAAAAACCCCTAGCTGTACTCAACGCTTGGCGCGATTACTACGAACAATATAATGCCAACGTACACCGCGGCGCCCACACTCTCAGCGCTAAAGCGACTGATGCTTACGAAGGTGCTAGAGACAAAGTTGCAGCGTTTATCAATGCAGCTTCGCGCCAAGAAATTGTTTACACTCGCAACGCCACCGAAGCAATTAACTTAGTTGCTTATTCTTGGGGTTTGAGCAACCTGCAAGCGGGAGATGAAATTATCCTGTCAGTGATGGAACACCACAGCAATCTCGTTCCTTGGCAAATGATTGCTCAAAAAACAGGTGCGGTACTAAAATTTGTGGAATTAACCGAAACTGGCGAGTTTGATTTAGAACACTTCAAAACGCTGGTTTCCCATAAAACGAAGTTGGTTTCAATCGTTCACGTTTCCAATACTTTAGGCTGCATCAATCCAGTTAAAGAAATCTGCGACATCGCCCACGGTTTCGGCGCCAAAGTTTTGATTGATGCTTGCCAAAGTGTGCCGCACATGGTAATAGACGTGCAAGCAATCGATTGCGATTGGCTCGTTGCTTCCGGTCATAAAATGTGCGCTCCGACTGGTATCGGTTTTCTGTACGGTAAACTGGATTTGCTCAGAGAAATGCCTCCGTTTTTCGGCGGCGGCGAAATGATTGCTGACGTGTTTCTCGAATATTCCACCTATGCTGATTTGCCGCACAAGTTCGAGGCGGGTACTCCGGCAATCGGTGAGGCGATCGCCCTTGGTGCTGCGATCGACTATCTTAATAACATAGGCATGGAGCAGATTCACGCCTGCGAAGCCGACTTGACAGCTTATCTCTTCCAACAATTGCGGCAAATTCCAGCCATTAAAATTTACGGGCCACAACCAGACAGCAATGGCGAAGGTAGGGCCGCGCTAGCATCCTTTAGCGCCGGAGAAATTCACCCTCAAGACTTGTCTACCATGTTGGATCAGGAGGGGGTCGCGATTCGTTCCGGGCATCACTGCACGCAAGCTTTGCACCGCTATTTGAACATTTCATCTACTGCGCGGGCGAGTTTGTATTTTTACAACACCTATGAGGAGATTGATTTGTTTGTGAAAGCGTTGAAAGAGACGATCGACTTTTTCAGTTAG
- the sufD gene encoding Fe-S cluster assembly protein SufD, with protein MINTQVATREMFLADLVNQCGKLDVANSNSSAYGLQDLRDAATEYVLAASFPTVRDEEWRFTDLSPVLQVPFRIAQSNQSTVKLADIIMPVKNRDDLPLRLVFVNGFYAPDLSTVDGSVLPLDFYAGNLSNVPEKYRSRITDVLSQHKQQTEVFTALNTAGLVDAAVVFVPANMSIDLPIHLLFLTAPGASPTMCQPHCLIIAEAGSKVTVVEDYATIGNVSAFTNAVTDVVVAENATVNHVRLQREGLNVVHVGKSAIGQSRNSSYTCHAISLGGKISRHNLEVFQHGEGTETNLNGLTVAFGEQLADTHSLIDFNHPHGTSRQLHKCIVGNKARAVFNGKVFVRKAAQLTDAGQLSRNLLLSPRARVDTKPQLEIVADNVKCSHGATVSQLEDDELFYLQSRGLDLDRSRYLLIDAFAAEILNLLPIVGVAKMLSTCVAVQE; from the coding sequence ATGATAAATACGCAAGTTGCTACTAGGGAAATGTTTTTGGCTGATTTGGTGAATCAGTGCGGTAAGTTGGATGTTGCTAATAGCAATTCTTCGGCTTATGGGTTGCAGGATTTGCGGGATGCGGCGACTGAATACGTGCTTGCTGCAAGTTTTCCGACGGTGAGGGATGAGGAATGGCGCTTTACTGATTTGTCGCCGGTTTTGCAAGTTCCTTTTCGTATTGCTCAGAGTAATCAGTCTACGGTTAAGCTGGCTGATATTATTATGCCTGTGAAAAATCGGGATGATTTACCGTTGAGATTGGTATTTGTTAACGGTTTTTATGCGCCGGATTTGTCTACTGTGGATGGCTCTGTTTTGCCGCTCGACTTTTATGCAGGTAATCTATCTAACGTACCCGAAAAATATCGATCGCGCATTACCGATGTTTTGAGCCAGCACAAACAGCAAACGGAAGTGTTTACTGCGCTGAATACTGCGGGTTTAGTGGATGCTGCGGTGGTGTTCGTACCGGCCAATATGTCGATCGACCTTCCGATTCATTTACTCTTCCTGACCGCACCAGGCGCATCTCCGACGATGTGTCAGCCGCACTGCTTAATCATAGCTGAGGCTGGCAGTAAAGTTACGGTGGTTGAGGATTACGCAACTATCGGCAATGTTTCGGCTTTTACAAATGCTGTGACAGATGTTGTGGTTGCTGAAAACGCCACGGTGAATCATGTTCGGCTTCAGCGCGAAGGTTTGAATGTGGTTCATGTGGGCAAAAGTGCGATCGGGCAATCCCGCAACAGCAGCTATACTTGTCATGCTATCAGCTTGGGTGGCAAAATATCGCGGCACAATTTAGAAGTATTTCAGCACGGCGAAGGCACGGAAACAAATTTAAACGGCTTAACCGTAGCTTTTGGCGAACAATTAGCAGACACTCACAGTTTAATCGATTTCAATCATCCCCACGGCACAAGTCGCCAATTGCACAAGTGCATTGTTGGTAACAAAGCTCGCGCTGTATTTAACGGCAAAGTTTTTGTTCGCAAAGCCGCACAATTAACAGATGCCGGACAGTTGAGCCGGAATTTGTTGCTGTCGCCGAGGGCGCGCGTCGATACCAAACCGCAGTTAGAAATTGTGGCGGACAACGTTAAATGTTCCCACGGTGCAACTGTCAGCCAGTTAGAAGACGATGAACTTTTTTACTTGCAAAGTCGCGGTTTGGATTTAGATAGAAGTCGCTATTTGCTGATTGATGCTTTTGCGGCGGAAATTCTCAACTTGTTGCCGATTGTGGGAGTGGCGAAAATGCTTTCTACCTGTGTGGCTGTGCAAGAGTAA
- the sufC gene encoding Fe-S cluster assembly ATPase SufC has translation MIVENSQVVLSVRDLTANVEDTQILKGLNLEIKAGEIHAIMGTNGSGKSTLSKILAGHPAYTVTGGEVTFLGQNLLELPPEERSLAGIFLAFQYPLEIPGVSNVDFLRVAYNSHRKHRGLEELDAFDFQDLIEDKLDVVKMNPAFLGRSVNEGFSGGEKKRNEILQMALLEPKLAILDETDSGLDIDALKIVAGGVNQLSTAENSMLVITHYQRLLNYIIPDFIHVMEAGRIILTGPKELALELEERGYDWVVEEEAAGVGAR, from the coding sequence ATGATTGTAGAAAATAGTCAAGTGGTGTTATCTGTCCGCGATTTAACTGCGAATGTGGAAGATACCCAAATCCTTAAGGGTTTGAATCTGGAAATTAAAGCGGGAGAAATCCACGCGATTATGGGTACGAATGGTTCGGGTAAAAGCACTTTATCCAAGATATTAGCCGGCCATCCTGCTTATACGGTGACGGGTGGAGAAGTTACGTTTTTGGGACAGAATCTGCTGGAATTACCGCCGGAAGAACGTTCTTTAGCTGGAATTTTCCTCGCTTTCCAATATCCTTTGGAAATTCCAGGCGTTAGTAATGTGGATTTCCTGCGCGTGGCTTACAATTCTCACCGCAAACATCGCGGTTTGGAAGAGTTGGATGCTTTTGATTTCCAAGATTTAATCGAGGATAAGTTGGATGTTGTTAAGATGAATCCGGCTTTTTTGGGGCGCAGCGTGAATGAGGGTTTTTCTGGTGGCGAGAAAAAGCGGAATGAGATTTTGCAGATGGCGCTTTTGGAGCCGAAGTTAGCTATTTTGGATGAGACTGATTCGGGTTTGGATATCGATGCTCTCAAGATTGTCGCTGGTGGTGTGAATCAGTTGTCAACTGCTGAAAATTCGATGTTGGTGATTACTCACTATCAACGGTTGTTGAATTACATTATTCCTGATTTTATTCATGTCATGGAAGCTGGCAGAATTATCTTGACTGGCCCGAAAGAGTTGGCGCTGGAATTGGAAGAGCGCGGTTATGACTGGGTTGTGGAAGAGGAAGCAGCAGGAGTTGGCGCGCGATGA
- the sufB gene encoding Fe-S cluster assembly protein SufB — MSSTVTTLVNQPYKYGFVTDIESDTIPRGLSEDLVRLISSKKNEPEFMLQFRLKAYRKWLTMTEPTWPHVNYPAIDYQNIIYYSAPKQKPKKLNSLDEVDPTLLETFEKLGIPLSEQKRLGNVAVDVIFDSVSIATTFREKLAKDGVIFCSISEAVKDYPELIEKYLGSVIPIGDNFFAALNSAVFSDGSFVYIPKGVKCPMELSTYFRINNGDSGQFERTLIVAEENSSVSYLEGCTAPMFDTNQLHAAVVELVTMDNADIKYSTVQNWYAGDANGKGGIYNFVTKRGLCQGVNSKISWTQVETGSAITWKYPSCVLVGDNSVGEFYSVALTNNKQQADTGTKMIHVGKNTRSTIISKGISAGNSANSYRGLVKMGPNAKGARNYSQCDSMLIGDNAQANTFPYIQVQNHTAKVEHEASTSKIGEEQLFFFAQRGISAENAISMMISGFCKDVFNQLPMEFAAEADKLLSLKLEGSVG, encoded by the coding sequence ATGAGCTCTACAGTCACAACCCTAGTCAACCAGCCCTATAAATACGGTTTCGTCACCGACATCGAGTCCGACACCATCCCCCGCGGCTTGAGCGAAGATTTGGTTCGCCTGATATCCTCCAAGAAAAACGAACCGGAATTCATGCTGCAATTCCGCCTCAAAGCATACCGGAAGTGGCTGACGATGACCGAGCCTACTTGGCCTCATGTCAACTATCCCGCGATCGACTACCAAAACATTATCTACTATTCCGCGCCCAAACAAAAGCCCAAAAAGCTCAACAGTTTGGACGAAGTTGATCCGACACTATTAGAAACCTTCGAGAAACTCGGCATTCCCCTCTCCGAACAAAAACGGCTGGGAAACGTCGCCGTCGATGTCATTTTCGACAGCGTTTCAATTGCTACAACATTTAGAGAAAAGTTAGCCAAAGACGGCGTTATCTTCTGTTCAATTTCAGAAGCCGTCAAAGACTATCCCGAACTAATAGAAAAATATCTTGGTAGCGTCATACCAATCGGCGACAACTTTTTCGCAGCTTTAAACTCTGCCGTATTCAGCGATGGTTCCTTTGTCTACATTCCCAAAGGTGTCAAATGCCCGATGGAATTGTCAACCTATTTCCGCATCAATAACGGAGATTCTGGTCAATTTGAGCGCACGCTAATTGTCGCGGAAGAAAACAGTTCTGTGTCTTACCTCGAAGGCTGCACCGCGCCAATGTTTGATACGAACCAACTGCACGCCGCCGTCGTGGAATTGGTAACCATGGATAATGCTGATATCAAATACTCGACTGTGCAGAACTGGTACGCCGGCGATGCGAATGGTAAAGGCGGGATTTATAATTTTGTTACCAAACGTGGTTTGTGTCAAGGAGTCAATTCTAAGATTTCTTGGACGCAAGTAGAAACAGGTTCGGCTATTACTTGGAAATATCCCAGTTGCGTGTTAGTCGGCGACAACTCGGTGGGCGAATTCTACTCGGTAGCGCTGACAAATAACAAACAGCAAGCTGACACCGGTACTAAAATGATCCACGTCGGCAAAAATACTCGCAGCACGATTATTTCTAAGGGAATTTCGGCGGGTAATTCTGCTAACAGTTATCGCGGCTTGGTGAAAATGGGGCCGAACGCTAAGGGCGCTCGCAATTATTCTCAGTGCGATTCGATGTTGATTGGCGATAACGCTCAAGCAAATACTTTCCCCTACATTCAAGTGCAGAACCATACTGCTAAAGTGGAACACGAAGCTTCTACGTCTAAGATTGGTGAAGAGCAATTGTTCTTCTTCGCTCAGCGGGGAATTTCTGCGGAAAATGCTATTTCGATGATGATTAGCGGTTTCTGTAAAGATGTTTTCAATCAGTTGCCGATGGAGTTTGCGGCGGAAGCTGATAAGTTGTTGAGCCTCAAGCTCGAAGGCAGTGTCGGATAG
- the sufR gene encoding iron-sulfur cluster biosynthesis transcriptional regulator SufR: MMETTQQTSTKQDILQYLLKGGQGTALELAESLEMSPQAIRRHLKDLEAEGAIQYQSVQAGMGRPQHMYELTSLGRDRFPNRYGDFAVSFLDTLAETVGREQVITILQKQWQRKATEYRRLVGVGLLAERVSKLVELRRAEGYMAECYPVESVDVEVCGDVKGDRFVLMEHNCAISNVAETFPSVCGNELEMFAAVLPDCTVERTHWIIDGEQRCGYSIAKRKEEGRRKKEEG; this comes from the coding sequence ATGATGGAGACAACTCAGCAAACTTCCACGAAACAAGACATTCTGCAATATTTGCTCAAGGGAGGTCAAGGGACGGCTCTTGAGTTAGCGGAGTCTTTGGAGATGAGTCCGCAGGCGATTCGCCGTCACTTGAAGGATTTGGAGGCGGAGGGGGCGATTCAATATCAGTCGGTTCAGGCTGGTATGGGGCGTCCCCAGCATATGTATGAGCTTACCAGTCTAGGGCGCGATCGCTTCCCGAATCGTTACGGCGATTTTGCTGTGTCTTTCCTCGATACTTTGGCGGAAACCGTCGGGCGCGAGCAAGTTATTACTATCCTGCAAAAACAGTGGCAGCGCAAGGCTACGGAGTATCGGCGGTTGGTGGGTGTTGGTTTGTTGGCCGAGCGGGTGAGTAAGTTGGTGGAACTCCGCAGGGCTGAAGGTTACATGGCTGAGTGTTATCCTGTAGAATCGGTAGATGTGGAAGTGTGCGGTGATGTTAAGGGCGATCGATTTGTGTTGATGGAACACAACTGCGCGATTTCTAATGTGGCTGAAACTTTTCCGAGTGTGTGCGGCAATGAGTTGGAAATGTTTGCTGCGGTTTTGCCCGATTGCACCGTGGAACGGACTCACTGGATTATTGATGGGGAACAGCGCTGCGGTTATTCTATTGCTAAGAGGAAGGAAGAAGGAAGAAGGAAGAAGGAAGAAGGATGA